The Bacteroides sp. AN502(2024) DNA segment TCAAGGACAAGGGACTGGAGATTGTAGGGATTTCTTTAGACAACAATAAGGAAGCATGGACGAAATCGGTAGCTTCTCTGGGGCTCCCATGGCCGCAAATGTCCGATCTGAAAGGAATTGAAAGCGTGGCTGCCTTGCTTTATGGTGTTAAAAGTATCCCGTTTATCATGTTGATTGATCCGGATGGAACCATTGTGGCAAACAAATTGCGCGGGAAAGGAATAGAAGAGACGTTAGGTCAGTATTTGAAGTAATTTCATTTGATAGTGAATAAATCTTTATAGACTTGTTATCGCCTGTTAACCAGGAACAGAGTCATTAAAATTGCATGATTGAAGGTGTGTCGTAATGAACGATGCACCTTCTTTTTTGTTTTCTATTGCGAATATTTACTTTCCGATGCAGTATAGCAAACTATTGTTGAATCAAGGAATTACAGTTTAAAAGGTTCAAACTCAATTTCTGTAAGTAACTGAAAGTAAAACCATTGTCCTTTCGTTTTCCCGAAGACTGTCTCAGTCTCCATTTTCAAGCCACTTTGGGCTTGTTGCTTTCGACTACAAGATTAGTGATTTTTGAAGACATGACCCAATTTTAATCCAAAATGTTTCATTTATGGGAAACATTTTATAACTTTGCAAAAAGAATTATATGAAAGATAAATTTGAAAAAATCGGTAAGCTTTTCGGGCAGAGAAGAGTTGAATTGGGCCTGACACAGGCTGATGTCGGGGAAAGAATCGGTGTGGGTCGTGCAACTATATCCAAAATCGAGAGTGGAAAGGGGCTGACATTTGATACTATCAATCGTGTGGCTAATGCGCTTGACGCTGAGGTGACTGTTACTCTCACGCCAAAAGTCAATCATGATAAGGAGGTGATCGAATATATAGTCACAGCAATCAGTGAATTTGCTAAAAGAAATTTCCTTACATTAAAAGAAGCTTCTAATTATCTTTTGCGTTTCAAGGGAATAGATTTTCTCGAGCAGTGTTATGCTGCTGAGCATACACTGTCAGTAAACGACTGGGTAGATGATATTACAGCAGTTTGCAAACGTAATGGAGGGAGAATCGGATGAAACTTTATCACGGATCTAATGTAATGATTGATCAGGTTGATTTTTACAAATGTCATCCTTTTAAGGATTTTGGATGCGGTTTCTACCTGACGGATAATATTAAACATGCCCGGAATATGGCCTTCCGACGCTGTATGCGCACAGGCGGAGAAGAATGTATAACTGAGTACGAATTCAATTTCGAGGGGGCTATACAGGATTTGAAGGTTAAGATTTTCGATAAGCCTTCCGAGGAATGGGCTGAGTTTGTGATGATGAATAGAAACGAAACTATCACACATCCGGCACAGGATTATGATCTTGTAATTGGCCCGATAGCAGATGATTCGGTAGTTGTGTCTTTCCGTCTTTTTCAGGATGGATATATCTCTATATCCGAATTGGTGAAACGCTTGGAATATAAAGAGCTGAGTATCCAGTATTTCTTTCACAATGCTAAAGCTATAAGTTATTTAACCCGTGTATTATGACTAAAGAAAAGAATTTCCAATTTCTTCTTGAAGCAATATCTACCGACATAATTGGATGGCTGATTAGAGATAACGGACTTTCTCTAAGTGAGGCTATTTCAACTTGGTATAATTCCGAAACTTTTGAAAAAGTATCTGAGCCCAATACTGGAATGTACATAGAGAGCTCGGCATACAACTATGATTTTTTGAAACGCGAACTTATGTCCGGCCGATTTCAGGTATAGAACCGGCTTGATTGATGAGGAGAATTGCCAATATCGGTTATGGTGGGAACGCAAAAAGGGAAAGAGCCGTGTAAAACACATATTTCCCTATACATAAATCGAAAATGGTTCTATTAGGATAAAAAACAAGACTTGAAATTTTATATTATGCTGTAAAATCATTATGTTTGTATTACATAATAAATAAGGTATATGAAATTCGTTGATAGAATAGATGAAGCAGCACGTTTGAAGAATGCTCTTGCGAGAGAGAAGTCCTCGTTAGTCGTTATGTATGGTCGCAGACGATTAGGTAAGTCAACGCTTATCAAAAGAGTGTTGTCGGACAATGATGTTTATTTTCTTGCCGACCGTTCCGAAGGCCAACATCAGAGAGCGTTGCTTGCTAAAGTAATAGCACAAGTGTTTCCAGATTTCGATAAGCTTGCATATCCGGATTGGGAGTCCATGTTTCGTGCGGTCAATTATCGAACAGACAAACGTTTTACTCTATGCTTGGATGAATTTCCGTATCTTGTGGAACAATCTCCAGATCTGCCGTCTGTTTTGCAGAAACTTGTTGATGAGAAGCAACTGAAGTATAATCTTGTGCTTTGTGGTTCTTCGCAAAACATGATGTATGGGCTGTTCCTTGATTCTACTGCGCCTCTATATGGTCGTGCTGATGAGATAATGAAGCTTGCACCGATACGTTTGACGTATATTCAGGAGGCTTTGAGTCTTGATGCGATGAATGCCATTGAAGAGTATTCCGTATGGAGCGGTGTACCACGCTATTGGGAACTAAGGGAAAACAGAAATTCGCTTGACGATGCATTGTGGCACAATATCCTTTCTGTAAATGGCACTCTTTACGAAGAACCTATAAAACTGTTTCAAGATGATGTTAAGGATATTGTCAAGACTTCGACAATAATGTCTTATATCGGTACTGGTGCCAATCGTCTTTCTGAGATTGCTGCACGATGTAATGAACCAGCAACAAATCTATCACGACCATTAAAGAAACTTATCGATCTCGGATTCTTGGAAAAAGATGTTCCGTTCGGGATTGATGAAAAGAATGCGAAAAAGAGCCTTTATAAGATAGCCGATCCGTTTATGGCATTCTACTATCAGTTTGTTGTCCCGAATCGTTCGTTCATTGAACTTGGGCGTCGTCTTCCCATAGAACAGGCTTTAAACGCCCATTTTTCGGAATATGTGAGTATGCAATGGGAAAAACTGTGCCGGGATGCTGTAACAGGTAATCTTGTCAATGGAGTAGTTTATGGTAGGGCAAAACGCTGGTGGGGTTCTGTTCTCAATGAGGATAAGAAGCCGGAACAAGTCGAGTTTGATGTGATGGCCGAATCACTTGATAAAAAGTATCTGTTGGTTGGCGAATGCAAATGGACAACTCAAGAGAATAGCAAACAGCTGACTACCGAACTTCTCCGTAAAGCTAATTTGTTGCCATTTGCCAAGAACTATTCCATCGTTCCGATACTGTTTCTTAAGAATGCTCCGAAAGAGGATATAGGGAATGCAATGCTTCCAGAAAATGTTGTCGAGTTAATGAGATAAAAAAATAACAAATTCGTGATTTGCAGATGTTGGATTTTAGAAATGAAAGAGCCGTGCGGTTATAATAATTTTATTAGTAATAATAATATTAGTAATAACAATATTTCATACCTTTGCACTTGAATAAGATTTGAAGATTATGGAGAACAAGCCTTTTATATTCGGCGTTGCCACATCGGGTGATAATTTTACCGACCGGGAGAAAGAAACAGAGCATCTGTTGATGAATTTCCGGTATGGTGTTAATACCGTACTGATTTCGCCTCGTCGTTGGGGTAAGACCTCGTTGGTGCAGAAAGTGTGTCGTTTGGCGCAATCCGACAAACTAAAAGTCGTATATCTCGATATTTTCTCGTGTCGCAGTGATAAGGATTTCTATGATGCATTTGCGGCTGCTGTCCTCAAACAAACATCTTCTAAATTGGATGAGTGGTTGGAAAATGCAAAATTATTTCTGTCTCGTATCAGCCCGAAAATCTCAATGGGCACAGATCCGATGACGGATTTCTCCATTTCACTTGATATGAACCCAAAGAGCAACGATGTGGATGAAATTTTGCAGCTTCCGGAAAAAATAGCGCAGAAGAAAGGCTGCAATATCGTTGTGTGTATCGACGAGTTCCAGCAGATTGCCGAGTTCAAGGATTCCAAGACATTTCAAAAACGCTTGCGTACTGTGTGGCAACTGCAAAAATCGGTATCCTATTGTCTGTTCGGCAGCAAGAAGCATTTGATGAATGAACTGTTCGAGAAAAAGAGTCTGCCATTCTATAAATTCGGCGATGCCATTTATTTACCGAAAATCGGAACATCGGATTGGGTAGGTTATATATGCAGTCGTTTTGAAGCTACGGGCAAGCAGATCTCAAGAGAGTTGGCCGAAAGAATATGTCAAATAGCGGATAACCACTCGTCTTATGTGCAGCAGTTGGCGTGGTTGGTATGGATTCATACGGATGGAACTGCTACCGAACAGGATTTTGAGGCGGCATATCAGGATATCATCGATCAGAATACCCCATTGTTCGAGAAGCAGACCGAAAGTCTTACTACCTATCAGATGAATTTTCTGCGAGCTGTCATAGACGGGGTTCATTGTGAATTTACCACACAAGAGGTTTTACAAAAATACCACCTCGGTTCATCCGCAAATGTAAGTATCGTGAAAAGAGCATTAGTCAAAAAGGAACTTATAGAGATTGAGAAACGACAAGTTGTCATTCCCGATCCGGTGATGAAAGTGTGGTTAAAAAGAGAGTTGGGAATATAATAGTCCCATACTAATAAGAAGCTGTTGCCGAAATACCCTCTTTTTCCAATAAAGCCACGATACGATCTAACTCTTCACGGGTAGCTTTCTGTAAATCGTGGTCGGGAGTTTCCCGGTCAATCGTGTATATCATTACCTGACGGGGAGCAATTTCCTTTACCGCTTCTATCCAAGGAAGCACATACTTGTCAGATGTATTATCCATGTCTTTTCCCTGATAGCCTCCTTTCAGGAACATCGTCTGCACGATACAGTTTCCTTTGAACTCTTTCATCTTTTCGATGATCTTCTTAACAGAATATTTTCCGTTAGGACGGTCCAACAGATGAATATATTCTTCATCCACCGTATCCAATTTCAGAATATTGTTATCTATCTTGTTCAGCGCTTCGAATACGGCAGGACGGTCGATAAAGGTAGAGTTGCTCAATACACTTACTTTCGCTTTTGGGAAATATTTGTCACGGAGCGCAAGCGTATCTTCTATGATTTCCGGGAAATGGGGATGTGCAGTCGGTTCACCGTTTCCGGCAAATGTCAACACATCGGGAGCGGGACCGTTCACCTGCATATCTTTCAGTTTCTCTTCGAGAGCCGCACGGACCTCTTCACGGGTAGGAAGAGATTTCTTCGTACGACGTTCGGCATTGAAACCACACTCGCAATAAATGCAGTCGAATGAACAAACCTTACCGTCATCCGGTAATAAATTGATTCCCAAAGAAACGCCCAAACGGCGGGAATGGATAGGGCCGAAGATGGGTGAAGGAAAAATAATAGTCATCTTTTTCTAATTTTATCATTTACAATTTACTACTTTATCAACTACTAATTCTTAGGTAATGCCACAAAATTAAACTGCTGACTTTGTTTACTGATTTCTCCAATTAGCTCCGCACAAAGATAGCCTAAAACTTGATACGCAGTTGCATCTGTACATCTGATTTTTTATTTCCATAGATTAAATCATTGCCGGAACCAATCTCATTCCGGTCCAAGTAAACGGTTTCTCCGAACTTGGTTATGAACAACCAATGTTTATTCAGTTCATATCTCAAACGGATACTACACCGGAATCCATGCCCTTGAAACGACGGGGTATAGAATGTATAAAGCAATCCTTTCTCGGATGCATATACGCGCGAATCATAACCGTCTGTAAAAAAGTAACTACCCTGGACGTCAGCAAACAATCTGGTCCAAGGTAGTTTGTAGGATATCATTTGTGTTATCTGATATCCTTTATTAGCAGCTTTGTCCTGAGAATGAAAGTGATTGTAATCTAAAGTTGTACGACTACTTAACACATCTCCCCAAAAATAGTTCAAACGGTAACGAAATTGATGATGAAAAATAGGAAGTGTCAGTACTCCTTTACTACCTGTCCAATCTCGTTCTTTTTGTTTATAGCGGTACTTCAAATACATGGATATATGGTTGCGTGGAGTGAAAGTAGCCTGAATCAATCCATCCGTTCCACGAGACGGCTTACTGACTCTATACTTTTTCCACGGGAAAGAGAATAAATCGAATGAAGCAAAGAATTTCCAATAAGCAAAAGGGGAAGTCTCCAAGCCGATATAACATCCTTGTTCGTTTTGAGTCATACTTCCTTCTCCAAAAGAGTGGGCAAACATAGCCCAATAGTTATAAGAATAAAACCGGTGTATCAACATAATTTGAGTGTTTTGAACCGGTGAATATTGCAGACGGTTCAAAGAAGCCCAACCTTGTTTTCCGATTGCTGTTTCTCCCTGAAAAGAAAAACGACGCCAACGATAAGCATAATCCACTCCCAGATTATAAAAGTTATTTCCATATAGATTGTATTTGGAATAGCCTGTTAATTCCGGTTCGTATGTTCGGTTGAAAAGATAGTAAATACCGGTAATACCCAACCGGATACGGTTATGTTGATAACTCACATTGCCACCTGTCAATTGCATAATAAACAGGTTCTTTTTATCTGCTTCTTTTTGACTCCTGTGCAGTCCGGTTTTGTAGATAGAGGTGATGGATCCATCAGTGATTACTCCATCTAACGAACGGTATGAATAGAAACCGGAAATATTCCAATCTTTAGATAAGGCAACAGTGGCAGCCACTCCTTGAAAATAATTGTATTCGTCAGTTGAAGAGTGTTTCTTTATCCCGCTGCTACGACTGTTGAAAGAAGAAGCATAAATTGTCTTTCCCATCAGATAATCCGTACTAATCACCAGTCCCTGACCGAAACTGAGGCGATAGTTGCCAACAGCTAACGCTTTTAACCGTCCGCAGTTTTTCAACAGTAGATAAAAGGAATAATAATCGTAGCCATAGCGATTGTGTAAAGCTCCCAAAGGTTCTCCGGCATCTTTTTCAGCAACGACTCCTGCGTAAAGTCGGTCACTATACCGGAAACTGTATTTCACAGAGTTATAAACAGAAGGTCCTAAATAAGTATGTTCATAACCTTTCCGCTTATAAAAAGGTATATCAAAGCGAGTTAATATTTCATTCTTTCCATACTTTGCTGCGTTTTTCAACATAGTTTTCCACTGAAAAGAAGATTCATTGTTAATAGCTTTTATACAAACGAAAGGTAGTAAATACTGAATTGTTTGCTTGTCCATCTCTTCTACTAATTGAAGTTCATAGGTAGTTTTCATCTGTCCGTTTATATAGATGTAAGCCAACAGATGTTCAATCTGAATATTACTCAAGAAAGGAAACTGTTCAAGTTGTTCACGGGTAGCAGTATTCAAATTAATAGGTTCTTGCAGACGATTGGAAAGTTCTTCCAATTCATTTTCCCAATTCAAGGCATTAACAGAGTTATTAACAGATAAATCTTCAAGAATATCTTCTAAAAGACTTTCAGAGGGGTTTTGAGCACTACAAGCAGGAATTATTAACAGGCTGTTTATAATACTTATCAACCATAAAAGTTGAATAGTTTTCATCCATAAAATGTTTTATTCTTCCTGCTTTTCCGCAGATAAGACTACAAAGATACTTTAAATAGGTTAACATCAAAGAGAAATGCCTGAATAATAAAATTTTAATTCTATTTTTGTATCGTGAAAGGAAAGCTTAACATAGTAGTAATGACACTGTTTGCTATTGTTTACTGTTCATCGTATTCGAAGGCACAGGAAAAACAAAGCATCAATGGATATTTGGTACCGATGTGTATCTACAACGGAGATACGATCCCATCTATCCAGTTGCCGACTGTGTATATCTTTAAACCTCTAAAATTCAAAAATGCAAAAGAACGCCAGGAATATTAC contains these protein-coding regions:
- a CDS encoding helix-hairpin-helix domain-containing protein — protein: MKTIQLLWLISIINSLLIIPACSAQNPSESLLEDILEDLSVNNSVNALNWENELEELSNRLQEPINLNTATREQLEQFPFLSNIQIEHLLAYIYINGQMKTTYELQLVEEMDKQTIQYLLPFVCIKAINNESSFQWKTMLKNAAKYGKNEILTRFDIPFYKRKGYEHTYLGPSVYNSVKYSFRYSDRLYAGVVAEKDAGEPLGALHNRYGYDYYSFYLLLKNCGRLKALAVGNYRLSFGQGLVISTDYLMGKTIYASSFNSRSSGIKKHSSTDEYNYFQGVAATVALSKDWNISGFYSYRSLDGVITDGSITSIYKTGLHRSQKEADKKNLFIMQLTGGNVSYQHNRIRLGITGIYYLFNRTYEPELTGYSKYNLYGNNFYNLGVDYAYRWRRFSFQGETAIGKQGWASLNRLQYSPVQNTQIMLIHRFYSYNYWAMFAHSFGEGSMTQNEQGCYIGLETSPFAYWKFFASFDLFSFPWKKYRVSKPSRGTDGLIQATFTPRNHISMYLKYRYKQKERDWTGSKGVLTLPIFHHQFRYRLNYFWGDVLSSRTTLDYNHFHSQDKAANKGYQITQMISYKLPWTRLFADVQGSYFFTDGYDSRVYASEKGLLYTFYTPSFQGHGFRCSIRLRYELNKHWLFITKFGETVYLDRNEIGSGNDLIYGNKKSDVQMQLRIKF
- a CDS encoding radical SAM protein yields the protein MTIIFPSPIFGPIHSRRLGVSLGINLLPDDGKVCSFDCIYCECGFNAERRTKKSLPTREEVRAALEEKLKDMQVNGPAPDVLTFAGNGEPTAHPHFPEIIEDTLALRDKYFPKAKVSVLSNSTFIDRPAVFEALNKIDNNILKLDTVDEEYIHLLDRPNGKYSVKKIIEKMKEFKGNCIVQTMFLKGGYQGKDMDNTSDKYVLPWIEAVKEIAPRQVMIYTIDRETPDHDLQKATREELDRIVALLEKEGISATASY
- a CDS encoding DUF3791 domain-containing protein; translation: MKDKFEKIGKLFGQRRVELGLTQADVGERIGVGRATISKIESGKGLTFDTINRVANALDAEVTVTLTPKVNHDKEVIEYIVTAISEFAKRNFLTLKEASNYLLRFKGIDFLEQCYAAEHTLSVNDWVDDITAVCKRNGGRIG
- a CDS encoding DUF3990 domain-containing protein, producing MKLYHGSNVMIDQVDFYKCHPFKDFGCGFYLTDNIKHARNMAFRRCMRTGGEECITEYEFNFEGAIQDLKVKIFDKPSEEWAEFVMMNRNETITHPAQDYDLVIGPIADDSVVVSFRLFQDGYISISELVKRLEYKELSIQYFFHNAKAISYLTRVL
- a CDS encoding ATP-binding protein, with translation MKFVDRIDEAARLKNALAREKSSLVVMYGRRRLGKSTLIKRVLSDNDVYFLADRSEGQHQRALLAKVIAQVFPDFDKLAYPDWESMFRAVNYRTDKRFTLCLDEFPYLVEQSPDLPSVLQKLVDEKQLKYNLVLCGSSQNMMYGLFLDSTAPLYGRADEIMKLAPIRLTYIQEALSLDAMNAIEEYSVWSGVPRYWELRENRNSLDDALWHNILSVNGTLYEEPIKLFQDDVKDIVKTSTIMSYIGTGANRLSEIAARCNEPATNLSRPLKKLIDLGFLEKDVPFGIDEKNAKKSLYKIADPFMAFYYQFVVPNRSFIELGRRLPIEQALNAHFSEYVSMQWEKLCRDAVTGNLVNGVVYGRAKRWWGSVLNEDKKPEQVEFDVMAESLDKKYLLVGECKWTTQENSKQLTTELLRKANLLPFAKNYSIVPILFLKNAPKEDIGNAMLPENVVELMR
- a CDS encoding ATP-binding protein, which codes for MENKPFIFGVATSGDNFTDREKETEHLLMNFRYGVNTVLISPRRWGKTSLVQKVCRLAQSDKLKVVYLDIFSCRSDKDFYDAFAAAVLKQTSSKLDEWLENAKLFLSRISPKISMGTDPMTDFSISLDMNPKSNDVDEILQLPEKIAQKKGCNIVVCIDEFQQIAEFKDSKTFQKRLRTVWQLQKSVSYCLFGSKKHLMNELFEKKSLPFYKFGDAIYLPKIGTSDWVGYICSRFEATGKQISRELAERICQIADNHSSYVQQLAWLVWIHTDGTATEQDFEAAYQDIIDQNTPLFEKQTESLTTYQMNFLRAVIDGVHCEFTTQEVLQKYHLGSSANVSIVKRALVKKELIEIEKRQVVIPDPVMKVWLKRELGI